The proteins below come from a single Corylus avellana chromosome ca3, CavTom2PMs-1.0 genomic window:
- the LOC132175980 gene encoding gibberellin 2-beta-dioxygenase 1-like, whose protein sequence is MVVLSKPAAIEHYSFIRNCMPATLHSGIPLIDLSKPDSKHLIVKACEEFGFFKVINHGVPLEFITDLESQAVKFFSLPLSEKEKAGPPAPSGYCNKRIGLNGDVGWVEYLLFTTNSCSSSQRFTSVFGDSSEKFRSALNDYISAVRKMACEILELMADGLMIQTRSVFSKLLMDEQSDSVFRLNHYPPCPELQALKGRNMIGFGEHTDPQIISVLRSNNTSGLQISLRDGNWISVPPDQNSFFINVGDSLQVMTNGRFQSVRHRVLANSLKSRVSMIYFGGPPLSEKIAPLPSLMEGETSLYKEFTWFEYKRSAYNSKLADNRLEHFEKIAAS, encoded by the exons ATGGTAGTCCTGTCGAAGCCTGCAGCAATTGAACACTACTCTTTCATCAGAAACTGCATGCCGGCCACATTACATTCAGGAATTCCATTGATAGACCTCTCCAAACCCGACTCCAAGCACCTCATCGTCAAGGCCTGCGAGGAGTTTGGATTCTTCAAGGTCATCAACCATGGCGTGCCACTGGAGTTCATCACTGACTTGGAATCTCAAGCTGTCAAATTCTTTTCCTTGCCACTTTCAGAGAAGGAAAAGGCTGGGCCTCCTGCTCCATCCGGCTACTGTAACAAGCGAATTGGACTCAACGGCGACGTTGGTTGGGTCGAATACCTTCTCTTCACAACCAACTCATGCTCGAGCTCACAGAGATTCACCTCTGTTTTCGGAGACAGCTCGGAAAAGTTTCG TTCTGCTTTGAATGACTATATATCAGCTGTGAGGAAGATGGCCTGCGAGATTCTTGAATTAATGGCTGATGGGTTGATGATTCAAACGAGAAGTGTGTTCAGTAAGCTTTTGATGGACGAACAGAGTGACTCTGTTTTCAGGCTAAATCACTACCCTCCATGCCCAGAGCTTCAGGCTTTGAAAGGCAGGAATATGATTGGATTTGGAGAGCACACTGACCCACAAATCATTTCTGTGCTGAGATCCAACAACACATCTGGCCTCCAAATTTCATTAAGAGATGGGAATTGGATTTCTGTCCCACCTGATCAGAACTCATTCTTCATCAATGTTGGTGATTCTTTACAG GTTATGACAAATGGGAGGTTCCAAAGTGTGAGGCACAGGGTTTTGGCAAACAGCTTGAAATCAAGAGTTTCAATGATTTACTTTGGTGGACCACCTTTGAGTGAGAAAATTGCTCCTTTACCCTCACTCATGGAAGGAGAAACAAGTTTGTACAAAGAGTTTACATGGTTTGAGTATAAAAGATCTGCTTACAATTCTAAATTGGCAGATAATAGGCTTGAGCACTTTGAGAAAATTGCAGCCTCATAA